Below is a genomic region from Mesorhizobium sp. NZP2298.
GCGCAGCACCGCTGGACGCGGCGGCCTGGTGGAGCGCACCTTGGCGAACAGTTCGATGCCGCCGGCGGGCACATTGGCGAGCGGGCCGTCGCCAAGCCAGTTCATGTTGCGCAGATAGATCTTGTGCGTCTCCAGCGCCTCGCGCGGGCCGACCACGACGCGGGCCCGTTCGGCGTCGAGATGGACGACATAAAGCGGCTCGCCGGAGGCGATGCCGATGCCGCGGCGCTGGCCGATCGTGTAGCGCAGGATGCCTTCATGGCGGCCGAGCACGCGGCCATCGATGTGCACGATGTCGCCCGGATTGGCGGCGGACGGCTTCAGCTTGGCGATGATATCGGAATATTTGCCCTGCGGCACGAAGCAGATGTCCTGGCTGTCCTGCTTGGCGGCCACCGTCAGCCCCATCTCCTCGGCAATCGCGCGAACCTGCGGCTTCGACAGGCCGCCCAGGGGAAAGCGCAGATAGTCGATCTGCGCCTGCGTGGTGGCAAACAGGAAATAGCTCTGGTCGCGATCGGCATCGACCGGCCGGTAGAGCGCGCGGTGGGCGCCATTGGCGCCGGAGCGGATATAGTGGCCGGTGGCGAGGGCGTCGGCGCCAAGCTCCTTGGCGGTGGCCAGGAGATCGGCGAACTTCACCGTCTGGTTGCAGGAGACGCAAGGAATGGGGGTCTCGCCGGCGACATAGCTCTCGGCGAAGGGGTCGATGACCGCCTTGCGGAAACGCTCCTCATAGTCGAGCACATAGTGGGGAATGCCCAACGTCTCCGAGACGCGGCGGGCATCGTCGATGTCCTGTCCGGCGCAGCATGAGCCAGCCCGGTGTGTCGCCGCGCCGTGGTCGTAAAGCTGCAAGGTGACGCCGACGACATCATAGCCCTCGCGCTTCAACAGGCCGGCGACCACGGACGAATCCACGCCGCCCGACATGGCGACGACGATGCGGGTGTTTTCGGGACGTCCGGGAAGGTCGAGACTGTTCATGATGCTTTCATTCTGCGCGGCGTCTGAATGCCAATGTCGAGAATATAGGTCAAGCTTTCCCACGACGCCAGCTTGCACGCCGATTCACGGATTGCTGACGATCCGCCATCCGTCGGATTTTTCCCAACCAATTCAAGGCTTCGAGCCCGATGTTTCAAATGCCTGCGAAAAGACTAACGCGCCGTTCACGATCCTTACCTAGTCATTAGGGTCTGCTTAGGCAATTTTTAAAGCTGTGGCGGTAACGTGGCGGGGATTGGGTCTTTGAGTTTTTTGTAGAGAGTACGATGACCGATCTGGTTAGACCTAGAGTCAAGTATGTTATTGGGCCTGACGGCAGCCCTCTTACGATTGCCGATCTGCCGCCGACGAACACGCGTCGCTGGGTTATCCGGCGCAAGGCGGAAGTGGTCGCGGCGGTGCGCGGCGGGCTTTTGAGCCTTGAAGAGGCATGCCAGCGCTACAAGCTGACCACCGAGGAATTCCTGTCCTGGCAGGCGTCGATCGACGAATATGGCCTTGCCGGGCTGCGCACCACGCGCATCCAGCAATACCGGCACTAGAGCCGGCCTGGCACAGTCAAAGGGC
It encodes:
- the mnmA gene encoding tRNA 2-thiouridine(34) synthase MnmA, coding for MNSLDLPGRPENTRIVVAMSGGVDSSVVAGLLKREGYDVVGVTLQLYDHGAATHRAGSCCAGQDIDDARRVSETLGIPHYVLDYEERFRKAVIDPFAESYVAGETPIPCVSCNQTVKFADLLATAKELGADALATGHYIRSGANGAHRALYRPVDADRDQSYFLFATTQAQIDYLRFPLGGLSKPQVRAIAEEMGLTVAAKQDSQDICFVPQGKYSDIIAKLKPSAANPGDIVHIDGRVLGRHEGILRYTIGQRRGIGIASGEPLYVVHLDAERARVVVGPREALETHKIYLRNMNWLGDGPLANVPAGGIELFAKVRSTRPPRPAVLRHEAGVTSVELADGESGIAPGQACVLYSDDGNEARIFGGGFIERSERGAEAEAMLTRLAARPARIPAE
- the sciP gene encoding CtrA inhibitor SciP, with protein sequence MTDLVRPRVKYVIGPDGSPLTIADLPPTNTRRWVIRRKAEVVAAVRGGLLSLEEACQRYKLTTEEFLSWQASIDEYGLAGLRTTRIQQYRH